One part of the Vicia villosa cultivar HV-30 ecotype Madison, WI linkage group LG6, Vvil1.0, whole genome shotgun sequence genome encodes these proteins:
- the LOC131609243 gene encoding UDP-glucuronic acid decarboxylase 5-like isoform X2, producing MQLLVCSSGESLTVQSSGTQTRSLCYVSDLVDGLICLMGGSDTGPINLGNPGEFTMLELAETVKELINPNVEIKIVENTHDNPRQRKPDITKAR from the exons ATGCAACTGTTGGTGTGTTCTAGTGGTGAATCCTTGACAGTCCAATcttcaggaacacaaactcgcaGTTTATGCTATGTCTCTGACCTG GTTGATGGCCTTATCTGTCTAATGGGAGGATCAGACACCGGTCCAATCAATCTTGGAAACCCGG gtGAATTCACTATGCTTGAACTTGCTGAGACAGTGAAGGAG CTTATTAATCCAAATGTGGAGATAAAGATAGTGGAGAACACTCATGATAATCCAAGACAGAGAAAACCAGACATAACCAAAGCACGGTAA
- the LOC131609243 gene encoding UDP-glucuronic acid decarboxylase 5-like isoform X1, whose product MLLALCTCLGLQNELEQRILLTSTSEVWDPLEHPQPETYWGNVNPIGVRSCYNEGKRKAETLMFDYHRQHGIEIRVARIFNTYGPHMNINDGRVVSNFIAQALR is encoded by the exons ATGTTATTGGCACTCTGTACATGCTTGGGCTTGCAAAACGAGTTGGAGCAAAG gattttgcttACATCAACTTCAGAGGTATGGGATCCTCTTGAGCATCCTCAACCTGAAACATATTGGGGCAATGTTAACCCTATTG GAGTTCGTAGCTGCTATAATGAGGGGAAACGCAAGGCTGAGACTTTGATGTTTGATTATCATAGACAACATGGAATAG AAATACGTGTTGCAAGAATCTTTAACACATATGGGCCGCACATGAATATCAATGATGGACGTGTTGTGAGTAACTTCATTGCTCAAGCATTGCGTTAA